A portion of the Flavobacteriales bacterium genome contains these proteins:
- a CDS encoding DUF1853 family protein gives MLLKNLHLRRIHWAIFSPSLLAYPYCVDYIRDEAHRKAVIQLLQELDSRPDEVNAHFHNLGAMPMGKYFEQLLFYIIDKDERFEIVLKNHQVQEGNITIGELDLLLRDTATGQLEHWEIALKYYLQSAPSSDFSAMIGPDAKDNLDQKMKKLTEHQMRLSSHPKIRGLFNGEQIESKLFMKGQFFFRQGQKKTLPQHSNPFLEQGYWCFLSEAEEVLNDELKWLVIEKPDWIGQITLTDDATLLSAAQILDFLKKQFDCDNESILCVGFSESNFGWIENTRGFVVSNRWPSTRAYQ, from the coding sequence ATGCTTCTCAAAAACCTACATCTCCGCAGAATCCATTGGGCCATTTTCAGCCCATCACTCCTCGCCTATCCATACTGCGTTGATTACATCAGAGATGAAGCGCACAGAAAAGCTGTGATTCAACTCCTTCAAGAATTGGATTCAAGGCCAGATGAAGTGAACGCGCACTTTCACAACTTAGGTGCAATGCCAATGGGCAAGTACTTCGAACAGTTGCTTTTCTATATTATCGATAAAGACGAACGGTTTGAAATCGTTCTCAAAAACCATCAGGTACAAGAAGGCAATATCACCATTGGAGAACTTGACCTACTCCTACGAGATACAGCAACTGGCCAACTGGAACATTGGGAAATTGCCTTGAAATACTACCTGCAAAGCGCTCCTTCATCGGACTTCTCAGCAATGATCGGCCCAGATGCAAAGGACAATTTGGACCAGAAGATGAAGAAGCTCACCGAACATCAAATGCGGCTTTCTTCTCATCCAAAAATCAGAGGACTATTCAACGGAGAGCAGATTGAAAGCAAACTTTTCATGAAAGGGCAATTCTTCTTTCGACAAGGTCAAAAGAAAACACTTCCGCAGCATTCAAATCCTTTCCTCGAACAAGGATACTGGTGCTTTCTTTCGGAAGCTGAAGAGGTTCTGAATGATGAATTGAAGTGGCTCGTGATTGAAAAACCTGATTGGATCGGTCAAATTACTTTGACCGATGATGCAACCCTGCTTTCAGCAGCACAGATTCTGGACTTCCTGAAAAAACAATTCGATTGTGATAACGAATCCATTCTCTGTGTTGGATTTTCTGAAAGCAATTTCGGGTGGATAGAAAATACGCGCGGATTTGTGGTTTCCAACAGATGGCCAAGTACACGTGCATACCAATAA
- a CDS encoding Lacal_2735 family protein — protein sequence MFGLFKKKTEKEKLQERYNKLMQEAFELSKINRTASDSKYAQADAVQKKMESLDQE from the coding sequence ATGTTCGGATTATTCAAGAAGAAAACAGAGAAAGAGAAACTGCAGGAACGCTACAACAAGCTGATGCAAGAGGCATTCGAATTATCGAAGATCAATAGAACTGCCAGCGATAGCAAATATGCACAGGCAGATGCCGTACAAAAGAAGATGGAAAGCCTTGATCAGGAATAA
- a CDS encoding SDR family oxidoreductase — protein sequence MKNILIIGASSGIGKALALQLAKQEIRVFGTYNQSESASTENIEFHYLNVLDEELDLSFVPDELHGLVYCPGSINLKPFHRIKPAEFAEDLQLQTIGAIKVIQAVLPKLKSGKGSIVLFSTVAVQQGFNFHAQVAVSKGAIEGLTRSLAAEFAPTIRVNCIAPSLTDTPLAEKLLNSDQKREANAERHPLKRIGTSQDIANAVAFLLSEHSSWMTGQIMKVDGGMSAIKG from the coding sequence ATGAAGAACATACTCATAATAGGAGCCAGTTCTGGAATTGGCAAAGCATTGGCGCTACAGTTAGCCAAGCAGGAAATTCGGGTGTTTGGTACCTACAACCAAAGCGAATCAGCATCAACCGAGAACATCGAATTCCATTATTTGAATGTGTTGGATGAGGAACTGGATCTGTCCTTCGTTCCTGATGAATTGCACGGATTGGTGTATTGCCCAGGCAGCATCAACCTAAAGCCGTTTCATCGCATCAAACCCGCTGAATTTGCCGAAGACCTGCAACTGCAGACCATCGGTGCCATCAAGGTCATTCAAGCAGTTTTACCAAAGTTGAAATCGGGTAAAGGTTCCATTGTGCTGTTCTCCACCGTGGCGGTACAGCAAGGATTCAATTTCCATGCGCAAGTGGCTGTTTCTAAAGGTGCCATTGAAGGATTGACACGCTCGTTGGCGGCAGAATTTGCTCCTACCATTCGTGTTAATTGCATTGCGCCATCGTTGACGGACACACCATTGGCGGAAAAGCTGCTGAACTCAGACCAGAAGCGCGAAGCCAATGCTGAGCGTCATCCGCTAAAACGAATTGGAACCAGCCAAGACATTGCCAATGCAGTCGCTTTCCTCCTATCTGAACATAGTTCTTGGATGACAGGTCAAATAATGAAGGTTGACGGAGGCATGTCGGCCATAAAAGGATAG
- a CDS encoding fasciclin domain-containing protein, giving the protein MKKLIIALMTVAVTGSSVFATGGNGDGEETIVGVAAGNKDFSTLVAAVKAADLVATLNSEGPFTVFAPTNAAFEKLPKGTVESLLEAEAKDKLTAILTYHVVAGEFKAAAVIEAIKKNKGKFEIKTVQGGTLVASLKGKNVILTDANGNVSTVVIADVAASNGVIHAIDTVVMPK; this is encoded by the coding sequence ATGAAAAAGTTAATTATTGCACTGATGACCGTAGCCGTAACTGGTAGTTCTGTATTTGCTACAGGAGGAAATGGTGACGGTGAAGAAACAATTGTAGGTGTTGCTGCAGGGAACAAAGATTTCAGCACATTGGTTGCAGCTGTTAAAGCAGCAGATCTAGTTGCTACGTTGAACAGTGAAGGTCCGTTCACAGTTTTTGCTCCGACAAATGCAGCTTTCGAAAAATTGCCAAAGGGTACAGTTGAAAGCCTTTTGGAGGCAGAGGCAAAAGACAAGCTTACAGCAATTTTGACTTACCACGTGGTAGCTGGAGAGTTCAAAGCTGCTGCTGTGATTGAAGCAATTAAGAAGAACAAAGGAAAGTTTGAGATCAAAACAGTTCAAGGAGGAACCTTAGTAGCTTCATTGAAAGGAAAGAACGTGATCTTGACAGACGCCAATGGAAACGTTTCTACAGTTGTTATTGCTGATGTGGCTGCGTCAAATGGCGTAATCCATGCAATTGATACGGTTGTAATGCCGAAATAA
- a CDS encoding WD40 repeat domain-containing protein produces the protein MNIELISELTGLDGSVYSLEKAAASDRIFSGSNDQLVVEWDLEQMQAVKAVASLPSRSYALKYIAEFNLLIVGNYSGGMHVIDLHIGKEIRLFQLHQNTIFNIEYDEQRKRIISLSADGSYAVWSLPNFELLHHEVLTPLKVRCVAFRPDKDEMVIGCGDGTIRVIHTQTFEQLAKLEGHEKDFSVNCLEYTPNGKQLISGSRDARLNFWDLASGYELLYRIPAHNYAIYSIVFHPSKPIYATGSMDKTIRIWELGKMRPIRTIDLSNGGHKNSVNKLLWSDFNDFLISTGDDRSIKVWKIEV, from the coding sequence ATGAATATCGAACTCATTTCTGAACTCACCGGACTGGATGGTTCTGTTTACAGTTTAGAAAAAGCGGCCGCATCCGATCGGATATTTTCTGGAAGCAACGACCAATTGGTGGTTGAGTGGGACCTGGAGCAAATGCAAGCTGTAAAAGCCGTTGCCTCGTTACCAAGTCGTTCGTATGCCTTAAAGTACATCGCGGAGTTCAATCTGCTCATTGTGGGCAATTACTCAGGCGGAATGCACGTCATCGACCTCCATATCGGCAAAGAGATCAGGTTATTCCAATTGCATCAGAACACCATTTTCAATATCGAATATGATGAGCAGCGCAAGCGCATCATCAGCCTTAGTGCCGATGGCAGTTACGCTGTTTGGAGCCTTCCCAATTTCGAACTCCTTCATCACGAAGTGTTAACGCCTCTTAAGGTCCGTTGCGTTGCCTTTCGGCCAGATAAAGATGAGATGGTCATTGGTTGTGGCGATGGAACCATTCGCGTTATTCATACCCAAACATTTGAGCAATTGGCAAAACTTGAGGGCCACGAAAAGGATTTCTCGGTCAATTGTTTGGAGTACACTCCAAACGGAAAGCAGCTGATATCCGGAAGCAGAGATGCGCGATTGAATTTCTGGGATCTTGCAAGCGGATACGAACTTCTTTACAGGATACCTGCACACAATTACGCCATTTACAGTATCGTTTTTCATCCTTCTAAACCGATCTATGCTACTGGTAGCATGGACAAGACCATCCGCATTTGGGAGCTCGGGAAAATGAGACCGATCAGAACCATCGACCTCAGTAATGGTGGACACAAGAATTCGGTGAACAAGCTGCTTTGGTCGGATTTTAATGACTTCTTGATTTCCACGGGAGACGACCGAAGTATTAAAGTTTGGAAAATCGAAGTCTGA
- a CDS encoding ABC transporter permease, with amino-acid sequence MRRILEAEIIKAFTRPRSYIGMGSIIALVALIDASFYFTGKEYIDLLFQNFDQVFSLEGTVVNGNLICFIILQTLIIQLPLLVALVTGDLISGEAAMGTLRYSLTKPISRFKFISAKWITAMLYSLGILLLLGVFAYGLSLVIFGPGDLLVLNADGLVVIRDAELFWRFMAAFVFAFISLTTVASLSLMLSAFSNNSVGPIVLTMVVIIVFTVISSFEMSFFDPIMPFLFTNHMGLWRRLFSDPIPTAEILQSAGILVLHSLVFFGITQYHFKNKDIIE; translated from the coding sequence ATGAGACGGATTCTTGAAGCGGAGATTATCAAAGCGTTCACACGTCCGCGGAGCTACATCGGCATGGGTTCCATCATTGCGTTGGTAGCGCTGATTGATGCCTCGTTCTACTTTACTGGCAAGGAATACATCGACCTGCTGTTTCAGAATTTCGACCAGGTTTTCTCCTTGGAAGGCACGGTCGTGAATGGAAACCTCATCTGTTTCATCATTCTGCAAACGCTCATTATTCAGCTGCCGTTGTTGGTTGCGTTGGTAACGGGCGATCTCATCTCGGGCGAAGCCGCCATGGGAACCTTGCGTTACTCTCTCACCAAGCCCATCAGCCGATTCAAATTCATCTCGGCCAAGTGGATAACAGCCATGCTTTATTCCTTGGGAATTCTGCTTCTGTTAGGCGTTTTCGCCTACGGATTATCGTTGGTCATTTTCGGTCCGGGAGATCTATTGGTGCTCAATGCCGATGGATTGGTGGTAATCCGCGATGCAGAGTTGTTCTGGCGATTCATGGCTGCATTCGTGTTTGCGTTCATCAGTTTGACAACCGTTGCTTCGCTTTCGCTGATGCTTTCGGCCTTCTCTAACAACAGCGTTGGCCCCATTGTACTTACCATGGTGGTGATCATCGTCTTCACGGTCATCAGCTCTTTTGAAATGAGCTTCTTCGACCCGATCATGCCATTCCTTTTTACCAACCACATGGGACTGTGGCGCAGACTATTCTCCGACCCGATCCCAACTGCCGAAATTCTCCAGTCTGCAGGCATTCTTGTGCTGCATTCGTTGGTATTCTTCGGCATCACTCAATATCATTTCAAGAACAAAGACATCATCGAATAA
- a CDS encoding ABC transporter ATP-binding protein, producing MSETILSVSGLEKYYGTFHALKGLDLEVKRGEIFGLLGPNGAGKTTMIRILVGLIKPNKGTVRYFEKIDLKDLNDALPRIGSIIEEPRFYPYLSGKLNLQVSARYYPKEITKQRITDLIELVGLTGRESDRVSTYSQGMRQRLGIAQAMLNDPEIIILDEPTNGLDPKGIIELRQLIIRLKEEFGKTVILSSHILSEVEQMADSMAIINKGVCVSQGNVSELLSKNSVSVSLETDDLAASKVMIEAMGYSVMQDQKAINFNAELAAIPDVVSKLNAADHKIYRLDHRRKLEDYFLKLTAA from the coding sequence ATGTCAGAAACGATATTGTCAGTATCAGGATTGGAGAAGTACTACGGTACCTTTCACGCACTGAAAGGACTGGATCTGGAAGTAAAACGTGGTGAGATCTTCGGTCTGTTGGGACCGAACGGTGCGGGAAAGACCACCATGATCCGGATTCTGGTCGGCTTGATCAAACCGAACAAAGGAACCGTTCGTTATTTCGAAAAGATCGACCTGAAAGACCTGAACGATGCCTTGCCACGAATTGGCAGCATCATTGAAGAGCCTCGCTTCTACCCTTACCTAAGCGGAAAACTGAACTTGCAGGTTTCGGCACGCTATTACCCTAAAGAAATCACGAAACAGCGAATCACAGATTTGATTGAACTGGTTGGCTTGACTGGAAGAGAAAGTGATCGTGTTTCAACTTATTCGCAAGGGATGCGGCAGCGACTAGGAATTGCGCAAGCCATGCTCAATGATCCGGAGATCATCATTTTGGATGAACCCACAAATGGCCTCGACCCGAAGGGAATCATCGAACTCCGTCAGCTCATTATCCGCTTGAAAGAGGAATTCGGCAAGACCGTCATTCTCTCTTCACACATCCTTTCCGAAGTGGAACAAATGGCCGATAGCATGGCTATCATCAACAAAGGTGTTTGTGTTTCGCAAGGAAACGTGTCTGAGTTGCTTTCGAAGAATTCCGTTTCTGTGAGTTTAGAGACGGATGATCTGGCAGCTTCTAAGGTGATGATTGAAGCGATGGGTTATTCTGTAATGCAAGACCAAAAAGCGATCAATTTTAACGCAGAACTGGCCGCCATTCCAGACGTGGTTTCCAAGTTGAACGCTGCCGATCACAAGATCTATCGCCTCGACCACAGACGTAAACTGGAAGACTACTTCCTCAAACTGACTGCTGCATGA